One window of the Planococcus sp. MSAK28401 genome contains the following:
- a CDS encoding MerR family transcriptional regulator, whose amino-acid sequence MRIPISRLVKELSLEAHQLREWEKRGWLGEVVKDPRQNQQRVYTEEQVERIQLIADTIQAQREKGIKRTDLAEVEAKLLERFGGEIKRIDTDLVVAPQSLNQIVELLMGQNQKINELQQLMHHQPKNQLPDPVDHTEVLTDLKNELKKSQEREEKLLANVQQLQSDMDEFKKAPAKSKWKFWGKD is encoded by the coding sequence ATGCGAATTCCAATCAGTCGGTTAGTTAAAGAGTTGTCTCTTGAAGCCCATCAACTTCGAGAATGGGAAAAACGAGGATGGCTTGGTGAAGTGGTAAAAGATCCTCGACAGAATCAGCAACGAGTTTATACAGAAGAACAAGTGGAACGAATTCAATTAATTGCCGATACCATTCAAGCGCAGCGAGAAAAAGGCATTAAGCGAACAGACTTAGCGGAAGTTGAAGCTAAATTATTGGAACGGTTCGGCGGCGAAATAAAGCGAATCGATACAGATTTGGTAGTGGCTCCGCAGTCTCTCAATCAGATTGTTGAATTGCTGATGGGGCAGAACCAGAAAATTAATGAGCTGCAGCAACTCATGCACCATCAGCCGAAAAACCAATTGCCGGATCCAGTGGATCATACGGAAGTACTTACTGACTTGAAAAACGAATTAAAAAAGAGCCAGGAACGAGAGGAAAAGCTGTTGGCCAATGTCCAGCAACTACAAAGTGATATGGATGAATTTAAAAAAGCCCCTGCAAAATCCAAATGGAAGTTTTGGGGCAAAGACTAG